Proteins encoded by one window of Vitis riparia cultivar Riparia Gloire de Montpellier isolate 1030 chromosome 11, EGFV_Vit.rip_1.0, whole genome shotgun sequence:
- the LOC117924716 gene encoding uncharacterized protein LOC117924716, whose protein sequence is MRKSQSVRYSDPSLLDAPSLYKSSTARQKTVKNLFKGGAIKETMGRLISKFFIYESVPPSKADSHHFKNMIVGAQQAGMGIEPPSPYEIKHKYLDMEYKDMEAYVNIQREKWKTYGCTIMFDGWTGPTKLSIINFMVYSKGSTIFLKSVDASNNIKDNKYIYGLLKDVIKEVGKQNVVQIVTDNGSAFVKAGKLLMNKYNLYWTPCAAHCIDLMFEDIGKRTSVADLITKARK, encoded by the exons ATGCGAAAATCGCAAAGTGTTCGATATTCAGATCCATCACTGCTTGATGCACCCTCATTGTACAAATCTTCAACAGCAAGACAGAAAACTgtgaaaaatcttttcaaaggtGGTGCCATCAAGGAAACCATGGGACGTTTGATCAGTAAGTTCTTCATATATGAGAGTGTTCCGCCCAGCAAAGCAGACTCTCACCACTTCAAGAACATGATTGttggtgcacaacaagcag GTATGGGTATAGAACCACCGTCTCCTTATGAAATCAAACACAAGTATTTGGATATGGAGTACAAAGACATGGAAGCTTATGTCAATATTCAAAGAGAAAAGTGGAAGACTTATGGATGCACGATTATGTTTGACGGATGGACTGGGCCCACGAAATTGagcataattaatttcatggtatATTCAAAAGGTAGCACAATCTTCCTCAAATCCGTTGATGCATCAAATAATATAAAGGACAACAAATACATATATGGTTTGTTgaaggatgtgatcaaggaagtTGGCAAACAAAATGTAGTCCAAATAGTTACAGATAATGGGTCGGCATTCGTGAAGGCGGGGAAGTTGTTAATGAATAAATACAATCTTTATTGGACTCCATGTGCAGCACATTGCATCGACTTAATGTTCGAAGACATCGGTAAAAGGACGAGTGTTGCAGATCTGATTACAAAGGCTCGAAAGTAA
- the LOC117924715 gene encoding uncharacterized protein LOC117924715, with amino-acid sequence MGSERGREMRERGEESPQDSCFLSPLKTLFASFKILLRNPKVFVSIFALATLPLSLLLFSLSLSSHPIKSQIYHLEAVAALSPTRFEARHVWKESRAYAISLVRLNALFFFPCYALSLLAAITAVHSTGLSCNGKRPTLDTALTAVRTTWKKPLVTTICVYAVMLVYVLLQRTLVAAAAEAGGLGPVAVALVGLGVEVYLMAVLSLGVVVSVMEERWGWDAIGSGWGLMEGRRFSGWVLSGILVLGSGCIGWEMEETMEGGDWWSVRGWRVMGFGNKLWLVCLFGVVVLWSYVVNTVFTASVEDGSR; translated from the coding sequence ATGGGAAgtgagagagggagggagatgCGGGAGAGAGGTGAGGAATCCCCCCAAGATTCTTGTTTTCTCTCCCCTCTCAAAACCCTCTTCGCTTCATTCAAAATTCTACTCAGAAATCCTAAAGTTTTTGTTTCCATATTTGCCCTCGCCACTCTCCCGCTTTCCCTCCTCCTCTTCTCCCTATCTCTTTCCTCCCACCCAATCAAATCCCAAATCTACCATCTGGAGGCAGTGGCTGCCCTCTCCCCAACACGCTTCGAGGCTCGCCATGTCTGGAAGGAGTCACGTGCCTACGCCATCTCCCTCGTTCGCCTCAacgccctcttcttcttcccatGCTACGCCCTCTCCCTCCTCGCCGCCATAACCGCCGTCCACTCCACCGGCCTCTCCTGCAACGGAAAGCGCCCCACTCTTGACACGGCGCTCACGGCCGTCAGGACCACATGGAAGAAACCCTTGGTCACCACCATCTGTGTCTACGCCGTCATGCTGGTGTACGTGCTCCTCCAGCGCACATTAGTCGCGGCCGCCGCCGAGGCCGGTGGTCTGGGTCCGGTGGCGGTGGCGCTTGTGGGGTTGGGTGTGGAGGTGTACCTGATGGCGGTGCTGAGCCTGGGAGTGGTGGTTTCTGTGATGGAGGAGCGATGGGGGTGGGATGCGATTGGGAGCGGGTGGGGTTTGATGGAGGGGAGGAGGTTTAGCGGGTGGGTATTGTCGGGAATCCTAGTGTTGGGGTCGGGTTGTATTGGGTGGGAGATGGAGGAGACGATGGAGGGCGGAGATTGGTGGAGTGTGCGTGGATGGAGGGTGATGGGGTTTGGGAATAAACTGTGGTTGGTGTGTCTGTTTGGGGTGGTTGTGCTGTGGAGTTATGTTGTGAATACAGTTTTTACTGCGAGTGTAGAAGACGGCAGCAGGTGA